In Leptospira kanakyensis, a genomic segment contains:
- a CDS encoding DUF1304 domain-containing protein: MKILSVILTGFVAVEHVFILVLEMFLWKSEFGMKVFQLTPETAEITAKLAKNQGLYNGFLAAGLFWALFFIKDQTQKFQTILFFLICVVVAGIYGSATAKFSILFSQGLPAFLALVVHYVANKK; this comes from the coding sequence ATGAAGATTCTTTCCGTAATCCTGACTGGATTTGTTGCTGTTGAACATGTGTTCATTTTGGTATTGGAAATGTTCCTTTGGAAATCAGAGTTTGGTATGAAAGTATTCCAACTAACACCCGAAACCGCAGAGATCACTGCTAAGCTTGCAAAAAACCAAGGTCTTTATAATGGATTTTTAGCAGCTGGACTTTTTTGGGCTTTGTTTTTCATCAAAGACCAAACACAAAAATTCCAAACCATTTTGTTTTTTCTCATTTGTGTGGTAGTGGCAGGGATTTATGGTTCGGCAACTGCTAAGTTTTCCATTTTGTTTTCACAAGGCTTACCAGCTTTCCTTGCTCTAGTCGTTCACTACGTAGCTAACAAAAAATAA
- a CDS encoding glycogen/starch synthase, translating into MKILHASAEYFPYIKMGGLADMLASLTKEQAKTEKVYVALPLIGKLGKTIQFTGKAFPALPPTDAPIDSVVASVLKASRFLEAEEGGVKLYFFESELFQPLDSIYGHAEEHFRFAMFSYACYALSQNLSVDVFHAHDWHTALSLALQKDSVNPIPSVFTIHNLAYQGDHPFWMTGFLKEEPFRLITSPFDHDGKCNYMKAGILSANQITTVSPGYRQETLSEPNGFGLSYCLRQRASDYSGILNGIDTDEWNPEKDKRTFQTYSVKNWKEGKLKNKAELFQEIGRPFLPIDVPLVGLIGRLTHQKGFPTFLQALLERRHLPHRYVVLGSGDPELEKTFFRLSETIPDVFYFYKGYNESLAHKIEAASDFFLMPSLFEPCGLNQMYSHSYGTIPIVSRVGGLRDTVEESNLLKFKTGIVFEPNDAGSLGYALERAKDLFESIDREIVVKNIMNLDWSWKKRKLEYDLIYSKAIELNL; encoded by the coding sequence ATGAAGATTCTACACGCATCGGCAGAATATTTTCCTTACATCAAGATGGGAGGCCTAGCGGATATGCTTGCTTCTCTCACCAAAGAGCAGGCCAAAACCGAAAAAGTTTATGTCGCATTACCTTTGATTGGTAAGTTGGGAAAAACAATCCAGTTTACAGGCAAGGCGTTCCCGGCCCTCCCCCCTACAGATGCCCCAATCGATTCCGTGGTGGCTTCTGTATTGAAGGCCTCCCGATTTTTAGAAGCAGAAGAAGGAGGTGTGAAGTTATACTTTTTTGAATCAGAATTATTCCAACCACTAGATTCCATTTATGGTCATGCGGAAGAACACTTTCGGTTTGCGATGTTTTCTTATGCTTGTTATGCGCTAAGCCAAAATCTAAGTGTTGATGTGTTTCACGCCCATGATTGGCATACAGCACTTTCACTTGCCTTACAAAAAGATTCCGTAAACCCGATACCCAGTGTATTCACCATCCACAATTTGGCTTACCAAGGGGACCATCCGTTTTGGATGACAGGATTTTTAAAGGAAGAACCCTTCCGCCTCATCACAAGTCCCTTTGACCACGATGGCAAATGCAATTATATGAAAGCCGGAATTCTTTCCGCGAACCAAATTACCACCGTCAGTCCTGGTTATAGACAAGAAACCCTTTCCGAACCAAATGGATTTGGGCTCAGTTATTGTTTGCGACAAAGGGCAAGTGACTATTCAGGGATTTTGAATGGGATTGATACAGACGAATGGAATCCGGAAAAAGACAAACGAACTTTCCAAACCTATTCTGTTAAAAATTGGAAAGAAGGAAAATTAAAAAATAAAGCAGAACTCTTTCAAGAAATTGGACGACCATTTCTGCCAATCGATGTACCTCTAGTTGGCCTTATCGGAAGACTGACTCACCAAAAAGGGTTCCCAACTTTTTTACAAGCCCTTCTCGAAAGACGCCACCTTCCACATCGTTATGTGGTTCTTGGTTCGGGTGATCCTGAATTGGAAAAAACGTTCTTTCGTCTATCAGAAACCATTCCTGATGTATTTTATTTTTATAAAGGATATAACGAAAGCCTTGCCCATAAGATCGAAGCGGCCAGTGATTTTTTTCTAATGCCATCTCTCTTTGAACCTTGTGGCCTCAACCAAATGTATAGCCATTCTTATGGAACCATCCCCATTGTTTCTCGAGTAGGTGGACTGAGAGATACGGTGGAAGAATCCAATCTTTTAAAATTCAAAACCGGAATTGTATTTGAACCGAATGACGCGGGTTCGCTGGGATATGCTTTAGAGCGAGCCAAAGATTTATTCGAATCGATAGATCGAGAAATCGTAGTGAAAAATATTATGAATTTGGATTGGAGTTGGAAAAAAAGAAAACTAGAATATGATTTAATCTATTCAAAAGCAATTGAGTTAAATCTATAA
- a CDS encoding sulfatase-like hydrolase/transferase: MISKLNKLGNSLRSLFLENLSNLLLYITIYIFLGPSTFSFHVWFYFHGYLITTFTVLTVVLDFFLQKKEKIKKSNQYLLNRLVLWTLFVMVLGYQQVYQTTLDLSLVVYFFHHLFILYSDIPNFLYQWNLWQWIGLVIGYYLILNQEVLDLKKDWVKFLFCLLLFVSFRCVSDLVSPNTIQNPNLLTSTSRPKTELQSITGTPNIVLVLLEGVPRKHLSKLKSRYIDYSKLSGSHFWIPMPHTSKSLFTWMTGESQLSNTRMQLNDSLLDSSLPKLLETKYGYQTEMIYTQSIYFEGMEQFFPKIFGVVLDKSELEKKYGSLHSSFSWGMDDRVILPSIKQISEKENKPIFLFLGLSQTHSPYFVSKKKFDGQWKSPFDRYMESLLEDVEVLDSIISYLKENFSRDTIVILSADHGESFGEEGAHAHNYSLFNQETDVPFLLYFVKSGQIYIPKSGSSIHFKNTILNLLAPNVLQGDQLKQTNFFKSNYQLDLVLKTWNSEIQKSWITNEKKYIYHSDRDLLLEMDFAEEKRREVTDPKLKQRVLDHIHAEIR, translated from the coding sequence TTGATTTCGAAGTTAAATAAGTTGGGTAATTCACTTCGTTCTTTGTTTTTAGAGAATCTTTCCAACTTACTATTGTATATTACGATTTATATTTTTTTAGGCCCTAGTACATTTTCATTCCATGTTTGGTTCTATTTTCATGGATATTTAATCACTACATTTACTGTCCTTACAGTGGTTTTAGATTTCTTTTTGCAAAAGAAGGAGAAAATTAAAAAATCAAATCAGTATTTATTGAATCGATTGGTTCTTTGGACTTTATTTGTAATGGTTCTTGGTTACCAACAGGTATACCAAACTACATTGGATCTGTCCCTTGTTGTTTATTTTTTCCATCACCTTTTTATTTTATATTCAGACATTCCCAATTTTTTATACCAATGGAACCTATGGCAATGGATTGGATTGGTGATTGGATACTATCTGATTTTGAATCAAGAAGTTTTGGATCTGAAAAAGGATTGGGTTAAGTTTCTTTTCTGTCTTTTGTTATTTGTTTCTTTCCGTTGTGTATCTGACTTAGTCAGCCCGAACACAATTCAAAATCCTAATCTTTTAACCTCGACCAGCCGACCTAAAACAGAATTACAATCCATCACTGGTACACCAAATATAGTTTTAGTTTTATTGGAAGGGGTTCCGAGAAAACACTTAAGTAAATTAAAATCTCGTTACATCGATTATTCTAAGTTAAGTGGTTCTCATTTTTGGATCCCTATGCCACATACATCTAAAAGTCTTTTTACTTGGATGACAGGAGAGTCACAACTTTCTAACACACGTATGCAACTGAATGATTCTCTATTAGACTCTAGTCTTCCAAAATTACTAGAAACAAAATATGGTTATCAGACGGAGATGATCTATACGCAGTCCATTTACTTTGAAGGGATGGAACAGTTCTTTCCAAAAATTTTTGGAGTTGTTTTGGATAAATCTGAATTAGAAAAAAAATATGGATCTCTTCATTCTTCTTTTAGTTGGGGAATGGATGACCGAGTAATACTTCCCTCGATCAAACAAATTTCTGAAAAAGAAAATAAACCGATTTTTTTGTTTTTGGGATTAAGCCAAACACATAGTCCTTACTTTGTGTCCAAAAAAAAATTTGATGGCCAATGGAAATCACCATTTGATCGTTATATGGAATCTCTTTTGGAAGATGTCGAGGTTTTGGATTCAATTATATCTTACTTAAAAGAAAACTTTTCCCGGGATACGATAGTCATTCTTTCTGCCGATCACGGCGAATCTTTTGGGGAAGAAGGAGCCCATGCTCATAACTATTCTTTATTCAATCAGGAAACAGACGTTCCTTTTTTATTGTATTTTGTCAAATCGGGACAAATATATATTCCGAAATCTGGAAGTTCCATTCATTTTAAAAATACCATTCTGAATTTGCTTGCACCTAACGTTCTGCAGGGAGACCAATTAAAACAAACAAATTTTTTTAAATCAAATTATCAATTGGATTTGGTTTTAAAAACTTGGAATTCAGAAATTCAAAAATCATGGATCACAAATGAAAAAAAATACATCTATCATAGTGATAGAGATTTGTTATTAGAAATGGATTTTGCAGAGGAAAAAAGAAGAGAAGTAACTGATCCTAAATTGAAACAAAGGGTTTTGGATCATATACATGCGGAGATTCGTTAG
- a CDS encoding AraC family transcriptional regulator → MDLLSEILSSAGWKNDLLSKGQIFDSFGFHFPCEKSGGFHVVTQGSCYARIDGRMIPLHKGDLIFITRGTNHELLSDPKAKVVTIERFLGDKEIRIKKENPVTTFVSVRYEVPQGPIHPFFLELPEYIHIPYETIEAHHALGDIIQILSRELELNLGTDLIVQRLTDILLYYMLRMWLNNHEKSEVGWIKAFHDTLVLYALEKLHNGYHKEWTIESLAKETGVSRANLASRFRDVLGIPPMEYLAKLRMEKAKQMFQKGNMGLEEIAQNVGYASAFSFSKAYKRIYGNSPSREWKRVV, encoded by the coding sequence ATGGATCTACTTTCTGAAATTCTTTCTTCAGCCGGTTGGAAAAACGACCTGCTTTCCAAGGGACAAATTTTTGATAGTTTTGGGTTCCACTTCCCTTGCGAAAAAAGTGGGGGTTTTCATGTGGTAACACAAGGCAGCTGTTATGCGAGAATTGATGGAAGGATGATCCCTCTGCATAAAGGGGATTTGATTTTTATTACCAGGGGAACCAATCACGAATTGTTATCTGATCCCAAGGCAAAAGTTGTCACCATTGAACGATTTCTCGGTGATAAAGAAATCCGTATCAAAAAAGAAAATCCGGTTACTACCTTTGTTTCGGTTCGTTATGAAGTGCCACAAGGACCCATCCATCCATTTTTTTTGGAACTACCAGAATACATCCATATCCCATACGAAACCATCGAAGCCCACCATGCTCTCGGAGATATCATTCAAATTCTTTCGCGTGAATTAGAACTCAATCTCGGAACAGATTTAATTGTCCAAAGGTTAACTGATATTTTGTTATACTATATGTTACGGATGTGGTTAAACAATCATGAAAAATCCGAAGTAGGTTGGATCAAAGCATTTCATGATACTTTAGTTTTGTATGCCTTAGAAAAATTACACAACGGATATCATAAAGAATGGACGATTGAATCACTCGCGAAAGAAACAGGTGTGTCTCGTGCCAATCTTGCGAGCCGGTTCCGTGATGTCTTGGGAATCCCGCCAATGGAATACTTAGCAAAACTCAGAATGGAAAAAGCAAAACAAATGTTCCAAAAGGGGAATATGGGACTTGAAGAAATAGCGCAAAATGTAGGTTATGCGTCAGCTTTTTCTTTTTCGAAAGCATACAAACGAATTTATGGAAATTCACCGAGCAGAGAGTGGAAACGAGTTGTGTAA
- a CDS encoding transglycosylase domain-containing protein, which translates to MLVGIFVVPLIVFLLRPISFESFQNHTTVRILTKEGTLIGRGKNKNQSKQDWESIREYPDFVPEILKIAEDKRFDDHHGVDVFAGINSLGSYLFSNGKRGGASTITMQLVRIQNPEIRSYPFLFRKSFEILEALRYEVWLSKSEILEAYLNSVSIYANTAGFPSASLLLFGKHIRFLSIEETVYLTVLIRKNKPELKELSIRYNNLRDRIKYSIPKLENPNELKVGFVTPNLINSSEQWKGENQHFLNWIRILISKPSEEFVSSLSSELNSELHSIVNSELEGLERWNVSNASAIVLERVPGKKDELELKGMIGSKNFFEDGNGMVNGSLAYRDAGSTLKPLLYAAAIDKGYYSVNSIFSDEKYSFSLGQGGNYLPRNADLRYWGDLTLAEALGNSRNIPAVTAINQLGVNTFYRFLQSAGFQHLKESPQFYGPGLALGAGGTSLLQLTRAYGSFPLKGILPKIRLGKIDNQPLYFGDSTQLFSPETAEELKFVLRDPKLRQRAFGRRSYLDFPFPVSVKTGTSKDYRNSWTIAFNENYVVGAWVGNFSGERTMDVSGSFGAGRIVQNIFRSLMKDKPKLEYHAHLTETRNFCRFTGKLAQMNCPSIVLRVRKKVIFPEPCDKHKEESSGSVLGVGFVYPSMGQIFLYHPSYEKETQSIPVRIREIKTLKDPKLIWNDKEELKPSSNGELRLPIIRGKQSLVLFDGEMKKASVDFEVK; encoded by the coding sequence ATGTTAGTGGGAATCTTTGTTGTCCCACTAATCGTTTTTTTATTAAGACCAATTTCTTTTGAATCCTTTCAAAACCACACAACAGTTCGTATCCTTACGAAAGAAGGTACTCTGATTGGTAGAGGAAAAAACAAAAACCAATCCAAACAAGATTGGGAAAGTATTCGCGAATACCCAGACTTTGTTCCTGAAATTTTAAAAATTGCTGAAGACAAACGATTTGATGACCACCATGGAGTGGATGTATTTGCAGGTATCAACTCCCTTGGTTCTTATTTATTTTCAAACGGTAAACGGGGAGGTGCATCTACCATCACTATGCAACTCGTACGAATACAAAATCCGGAGATACGTTCGTATCCTTTTTTGTTCCGAAAAAGTTTTGAAATTTTGGAAGCACTTCGGTACGAAGTTTGGTTATCCAAATCCGAAATTTTGGAAGCTTACTTAAATTCTGTTTCCATCTACGCGAATACAGCAGGATTTCCTTCCGCATCACTCTTATTATTTGGTAAACATATTCGTTTTTTGTCGATTGAAGAAACTGTTTATCTTACAGTTCTGATACGAAAGAATAAACCCGAATTAAAAGAACTTTCGATTCGTTATAACAACCTCCGAGATAGAATCAAATATTCAATCCCAAAGTTAGAGAATCCAAACGAACTAAAAGTTGGATTTGTCACACCAAACTTAATTAATTCTTCAGAACAATGGAAAGGAGAAAACCAACACTTCTTAAATTGGATCCGCATTTTGATTTCAAAACCATCAGAAGAATTTGTTTCATCCTTATCCTCAGAATTGAACTCCGAATTACATTCCATCGTGAATTCCGAATTGGAAGGTTTGGAAAGATGGAATGTTTCCAATGCTTCTGCCATTGTTTTGGAACGGGTTCCCGGTAAAAAAGATGAATTAGAACTCAAAGGAATGATTGGATCCAAAAATTTTTTTGAAGATGGAAATGGAATGGTAAACGGCAGTTTAGCCTATCGAGATGCAGGAAGTACGTTAAAACCATTGTTATATGCAGCTGCTATTGATAAAGGGTACTACTCAGTTAATTCGATTTTTTCTGATGAAAAATATTCTTTTTCTTTAGGACAAGGAGGGAACTACCTTCCCAGAAATGCAGATCTTCGGTATTGGGGAGATCTCACCTTAGCAGAAGCTTTAGGAAACTCGCGGAACATACCGGCTGTGACTGCGATCAATCAATTAGGAGTAAATACATTTTATCGTTTTTTGCAATCTGCAGGATTTCAACATTTAAAAGAATCCCCTCAGTTTTATGGGCCGGGGCTTGCTTTGGGAGCGGGTGGAACAAGTTTACTTCAACTAACTCGTGCTTATGGGTCATTCCCACTCAAAGGAATTCTCCCCAAAATTCGACTAGGAAAAATTGATAATCAACCATTATACTTTGGTGACTCGACCCAATTATTTTCACCAGAAACTGCAGAAGAATTAAAATTTGTTTTGCGAGATCCTAAATTAAGGCAGAGAGCTTTCGGACGAAGGAGTTATTTGGATTTTCCATTTCCTGTTTCTGTAAAAACAGGAACTTCGAAAGATTACCGAAATTCTTGGACAATTGCGTTTAATGAAAATTATGTGGTGGGTGCTTGGGTTGGAAATTTTTCTGGAGAACGAACCATGGATGTTTCCGGTTCTTTTGGAGCCGGACGAATTGTTCAAAATATTTTTCGCAGTCTGATGAAAGACAAACCAAAACTTGAATACCATGCCCATTTAACGGAAACTAGAAATTTTTGTCGATTCACTGGGAAATTAGCACAAATGAATTGCCCTTCCATTGTCCTCCGAGTTAGAAAAAAAGTAATATTTCCCGAGCCATGCGATAAACATAAAGAAGAATCTTCTGGATCTGTTTTAGGTGTGGGTTTTGTTTATCCTTCAATGGGACAAATATTTTTATACCATCCATCTTATGAAAAAGAAACACAAAGTATCCCTGTTCGAATTCGAGAAATCAAAACCTTAAAAGACCCAAAATTAATTTGGAATGACAAAGAGGAACTAAAACCATCCTCAAACGGTGAGTTACGTTTGCCTATCATTCGAGGTAAACAATCACTAGTATTGTTTGATGGAGAAATGAAGAAGGCATCTGTTGATTTCGAAGTTAAATAA
- a CDS encoding DUF5329 family protein: protein MKVLHSFGTIFFVFIFLGSNVSFLNGKPNSCPKFTEEQKIEKLLVGVGKLKGSLIRNGETHSAEAAEKHLRYKLEEAKKSFFAPDPKEWTAKLFIEKIATKSFLTGTPYQIKFFDGKEIKSSEWLLAELGKIESCM, encoded by the coding sequence ATGAAAGTTCTTCACTCTTTTGGAACCATATTTTTTGTTTTTATTTTCCTGGGTTCCAACGTTTCGTTTTTAAATGGAAAACCAAATTCTTGTCCTAAGTTCACTGAGGAACAAAAAATTGAAAAACTTTTGGTAGGAGTTGGGAAACTGAAAGGAAGTTTGATCCGCAATGGAGAAACTCATTCCGCGGAAGCTGCAGAAAAACACTTACGGTACAAACTAGAAGAAGCAAAAAAATCCTTCTTTGCTCCCGATCCCAAAGAATGGACTGCTAAACTATTTATTGAAAAAATTGCGACTAAATCATTTCTTACAGGAACTCCTTACCAAATCAAATTTTTTGATGGTAAGGAAATTAAATCGAGTGAATGGTTACTTGCCGAATTAGGTAAAATAGAATCTTGTATGTAA
- a CDS encoding TetR/AcrR family transcriptional regulator: protein MSRTPVAERSPKKRAVLEKDKLSKRASILQSAAFLLQKKDWAELSMDEVAKRAKIAKGTLYLYFPTKEDLCLRVHITDYETWFLDMENFLTETKSIDANLFAKWFVDSMDRHVRFLKLLPIVPTILEKNASVETIREFKLSLKEQIYKILPLLCQTFPFMNEQSGFLFLMQCHALAVGSWSHGFPSNQVREAVTDNGLDIFVLDYKSFLRTSILTLLNGIRTI from the coding sequence ATGAGCCGCACACCCGTTGCAGAACGTTCGCCAAAAAAAAGAGCCGTATTGGAAAAAGACAAACTTTCCAAACGTGCATCCATTCTCCAATCGGCGGCCTTTCTTTTACAAAAAAAAGATTGGGCGGAACTCTCAATGGATGAAGTTGCCAAACGAGCGAAAATTGCAAAAGGTACTTTATACTTATACTTTCCGACAAAAGAAGACCTTTGCCTTCGTGTACATATAACCGACTATGAAACCTGGTTTTTAGACATGGAAAATTTTCTAACAGAAACAAAATCCATTGATGCAAATTTGTTTGCCAAATGGTTTGTTGACTCCATGGATCGTCATGTTCGATTTTTAAAACTCCTTCCTATTGTTCCTACGATCTTAGAAAAAAATGCCAGCGTAGAAACCATTCGAGAATTCAAACTTAGTTTAAAAGAACAAATTTATAAAATTCTACCTCTTCTTTGCCAAACCTTTCCTTTTATGAATGAACAATCTGGGTTTTTATTTTTGATGCAATGCCATGCCTTAGCCGTTGGATCTTGGTCTCATGGTTTTCCTTCCAATCAAGTGAGAGAAGCAGTTACAGACAACGGTTTAGATATATTTGTTTTAGATTATAAAAGTTTTTTAAGAACATCCATATTAACATTGTTAAATGGTATTCGAACTATCTAA
- a CDS encoding NAD(P)H-binding protein, translating to MKVFVYGGSGLVGGHLVEELVKGGHEVYAGSRKPESQKSSANLHWVFADSSELTKGLEVLEKVDAAYFLSPPGQTNQYEILSPWIEKAKQVGLKKLVLMTAMGVEHAPPEAPFRKTEILLEGAGIPWNIIRPNWFMQNFHTFWISGIKQDGKIYFPGGNAKTSFIDARDIASVAATLLTTTKNQNQAFTLTGPESIDHFEVAKHLTKVSGKEIGYVDVDPKVFESSLVSAGLSKDYAAFLVMIAGALKEGFSAPILDTVKTLTGKEPISFAQYAKDFANAWK from the coding sequence ATGAAAGTATTTGTATATGGCGGCTCAGGACTCGTAGGCGGACATCTCGTAGAAGAATTAGTCAAAGGGGGCCACGAGGTGTATGCCGGTTCTCGCAAACCAGAATCTCAAAAAAGCTCCGCAAACTTACATTGGGTGTTTGCCGATTCTAGCGAACTTACCAAAGGATTGGAAGTTTTGGAAAAAGTGGATGCTGCTTATTTTTTAAGCCCTCCTGGCCAGACCAACCAATATGAAATCCTTTCCCCTTGGATCGAAAAAGCAAAACAAGTGGGTTTAAAAAAACTTGTTCTTATGACGGCAATGGGTGTGGAACATGCACCACCAGAAGCACCATTTCGCAAAACAGAGATACTACTCGAAGGAGCGGGGATTCCTTGGAATATCATTCGTCCGAACTGGTTTATGCAAAACTTCCATACCTTTTGGATATCTGGAATCAAACAAGATGGAAAAATTTATTTCCCAGGCGGAAATGCTAAAACAAGTTTCATTGACGCAAGAGACATTGCTTCCGTTGCCGCTACGCTTTTGACAACTACCAAAAATCAAAACCAAGCTTTTACTTTGACGGGACCTGAATCGATTGACCACTTTGAGGTGGCAAAACATTTAACAAAAGTAAGTGGGAAAGAAATTGGTTACGTAGATGTAGATCCAAAAGTATTTGAATCTTCTCTTGTATCAGCTGGTCTTTCCAAAGACTATGCAGCATTTCTTGTGATGATTGCCGGTGCCTTAAAAGAAGGATTCTCTGCTCCTATTTTAGACACCGTAAAAACGCTTACAGGAAAAGAGCCAATCTCTTTTGCTCAATATGCAAAAGATTTTGCAAATGCTTGGAAATAA
- a CDS encoding YncE family protein: MIRFSIFYFSILFFTFSLLAQKLESEFFYKTDFNIRPTFVEENNPFFVNGGKWIYLGRTADFDEPGLYFYDLTSKEKIYRPVPLETYFVSHPTEFLGKIETTGKRLPLTIYDFLFYDEGNHRAGFVIENKDKETRAKRYFFMGWDLSSNTIDVVEQIYEIPETDKKSFAQSAQIGYSAEGNTGYFVFSVDADLKDKESVDVTALIYKIQNQNLIKLKEYKSKFYPYTPEFHPESNQLVIAAYAEEYEKRNPVGYLYKIDSNSFQEFFIPSTPYGISFSKDGKYLYMAAADTGEVRMYNTDNLSDVKKSKWGTHGHKLGFWKEGELVWVRNSGLHIYDPITLKQKKVIPTKKFYKNQINVSGSAFLPFRKLLLRNILEDVAGGAANRILIAD, translated from the coding sequence ATGATACGATTTTCAATTTTTTATTTTTCAATTCTATTCTTTACTTTCTCACTTTTAGCTCAAAAGTTAGAATCCGAATTTTTCTATAAAACTGATTTCAATATCCGACCAACATTTGTGGAAGAGAACAATCCTTTCTTTGTGAATGGAGGGAAGTGGATTTACTTAGGCCGGACTGCTGATTTTGACGAACCCGGTTTGTATTTTTATGATCTAACATCCAAAGAAAAAATTTATCGCCCCGTCCCTCTGGAAACTTATTTCGTTTCCCATCCAACTGAGTTTTTAGGTAAAATAGAAACGACTGGCAAACGTTTGCCTTTAACCATTTATGATTTTTTATTCTATGATGAAGGAAATCACCGCGCCGGTTTTGTAATCGAAAACAAAGACAAAGAAACACGGGCAAAACGATATTTTTTTATGGGATGGGATCTATCCTCAAACACAATTGATGTGGTAGAACAGATTTATGAAATTCCAGAAACCGATAAAAAATCTTTTGCCCAAAGCGCACAGATTGGGTATTCTGCGGAAGGTAACACTGGTTATTTTGTTTTTTCTGTGGATGCTGACTTAAAAGATAAAGAATCTGTAGATGTTACTGCTTTGATTTATAAAATTCAAAATCAGAACTTAATCAAGTTAAAGGAATATAAATCAAAATTTTATCCATACACTCCTGAATTCCATCCTGAATCAAATCAATTGGTCATTGCAGCCTATGCTGAAGAATATGAAAAAAGAAACCCAGTGGGTTATTTGTATAAGATCGATTCAAACTCATTCCAAGAATTTTTCATTCCCTCCACTCCTTATGGAATTAGTTTTTCCAAAGACGGAAAGTATTTGTATATGGCAGCAGCTGATACTGGCGAAGTTCGGATGTACAATACAGACAATCTGAGTGATGTGAAAAAATCAAAGTGGGGAACTCACGGTCATAAATTGGGATTTTGGAAAGAGGGAGAACTCGTTTGGGTTAGAAACTCAGGTCTTCATATTTATGATCCCATCACTTTAAAACAAAAGAAAGTCATACCTACCAAAAAATTCTACAAAAACCAAATCAATGTCAGTGGGTCTGCATTTTTACCATTTCGTAAGTTACTGCTTAGAAATATTTTGGAAGATGTGGCTGGCGGAGCTGCCAACCGCATCTTAATAGCGGATTGA
- a CDS encoding RNA polymerase sigma factor translates to MIEDPHLLLLESSLAGKTNALEELIQIFQPKVFSLALKFLWNPEDAEDATQEILVKVITNLGGFRKESKLSTWIYRIASNHLINVQKSKMERRKVHLRAIREELHRTQKPYQPPVEFPTVTMDEESSPPVSELVLHVQVACTYSMLQGLSRPYRMAYLLGEVFQTSSEEGALVMGIRPEAFRQKLSRSRKQMESFLGKECSLTKANNQCKCENRIGYATRAGRIKSYLKLSEQMKLDGRWKETKPMMADTSKIRKAAEVFRNHPEYLPKKHQLENIRTLLHNSFPLSAR, encoded by the coding sequence ATGATCGAAGATCCGCATCTTTTACTATTAGAAAGTTCACTTGCTGGAAAAACAAATGCTTTGGAAGAACTCATTCAAATCTTCCAACCAAAGGTTTTTTCTCTCGCTTTGAAATTTTTATGGAACCCGGAAGATGCGGAAGACGCCACCCAAGAAATTTTGGTGAAAGTGATTACGAACTTAGGTGGATTTAGGAAGGAAAGCAAACTTTCAACTTGGATCTATCGAATTGCCAGTAACCATTTGATCAATGTACAAAAATCAAAAATGGAACGAAGGAAAGTACATTTGCGGGCCATCCGTGAAGAATTACACCGAACACAAAAACCCTACCAACCTCCAGTTGAGTTTCCAACTGTAACCATGGATGAAGAATCCTCTCCGCCAGTTTCTGAACTTGTTTTACATGTCCAGGTAGCTTGCACCTATTCCATGTTACAAGGTCTTTCTAGGCCTTACCGAATGGCTTATCTTTTAGGAGAAGTGTTCCAAACTTCCAGTGAAGAAGGAGCTCTTGTGATGGGAATTCGTCCTGAAGCCTTCCGCCAAAAGTTATCTAGATCTAGAAAACAAATGGAATCCTTTCTTGGAAAAGAATGTAGTCTTACAAAAGCGAATAACCAGTGTAAATGTGAAAATCGAATCGGTTATGCCACAAGGGCCGGAAGGATCAAATCCTATCTCAAACTTTCAGAACAAATGAAATTAGATGGGAGATGGAAAGAAACAAAACCAATGATGGCAGATACTTCGAAAATTAGGAAAGCAGCTGAGGTATTTCGCAATCACCCCGAATACTTGCCTAAAAAACATCAGTTAGAAAATATTCGCACACTTTTACACAACTCGTTTCCACTCTCTGCTCGGTGA